CTTGTaataaccttttaaaaaaaaaacttcaaatttgACCCATATGAATTTGCAGCGGTTTCGTTTTAGGCTAAATGCTTGAGATCGCCTGAAACTGTTTGCACTTCATAATGTGAATTTCAAAACTTGAATTGAAGGTACGAACAAAAAAATCATGGTAGAGGGTACAAACCATTATTTTACAAAAGCGGTTGCAGTCCCTCGACATCATATTTAGCCACTTTGTCGCTGCTTCCTCAGTTTTTGTAGCATTTTCAATGACTAGTTTAACCTACCAACCAATGAGAAGAACATCATCATGCCAAAACTAAGGGTGTGTATCTGCTCCATGCAAGCGATACTTTTgcattttcagaatctaaaaAGTGTATAACATCCAAAAGTTAAAACGCATCACACTTTTCAGGATAGTTCACCAAAAGAATTTCATATCACATTTGCCCGACCATCTTTGATGAAGAAGATTGAAAATTAAGAACAACTCATTGAATTGATTTAaggatttaaattattatctcgAACCCAGAGCCAACCCCCTGGATACATTAATAGGAATTTTAAGTGATGCTCGAGTCAATCAATTTTCTCCAGCACATTAGCTCAAAAGAAGAATATGGCAGGGAAGTGAGATTGAGACAAATGTTACCTCATCATTGTGTATACTCAGACAGATCAAGGTTCAACAAGGTTGAAGGAAAAAACAGCTCTTTTCGAGAAATATTTGTAACTTTTACATGAGCTCAAAGGAAGTGAAACGTAGAATTTGATTGCCAGAAGTCTAGGCAACCCTACTTTTAATTCATAGAGTTTGAGACCCGAATTCTGATGAATCTGTCCAAAAAGTTAGTGGTACGACATATGTGATGCAATTTTAATTATAAGAATATTTTAGAGGTCTAAGTGGTGCATCTTAAGCACAAGGATTTGAATTACAGTTCTGCGTGGTGTTCTCGAGTAAGCCATCACTCCTTTAGTATTAAGTATTTGATAAAGTTAGTTCTCTTCTCTGCCATTGTTTTTTATACGTCAAAGGTCTTCCATGTAGATCTAGGTGTTCTCAGGCTTCACATTTGTTGTATATGGTCGTTATTGTCACATGAATAAACATATACAAGAAGAGAGATGTACTGAAAGGAGTGACTTGTTCAACTCAAGGACGCTGGATGACAAGAGATCAATGACAGTCTATCTTCACTCACAAAGCGGATCCATTTGAAGACCAAAACCATATTCAGAAAACTAAACTACAAGGCAAGAATTATGAAGGTTCCATCTCTTTCGTACACGTACCATATGGTGGaaattttaaacttctgttTGACACATAAACTGCTAATCTGTACGTAATTTCATATTTGTAATATCCActaaaaaatttccaaaaatacaCATGATTTTAAGAAACTCGAGTTCCTAATTTCAAGTTAGACATCATTACAAATAACATGTTATTCTACATCAAAAATTTTCCAGGAGCTCAAGCATGGTAACTAGTGTGCATTTGGAATCAACAACAGAAATGGAAGTTGCTAAAAACTGAAGCTTAGTGCAGTAACAAAGAGCGACACATCCTTAAGAACCAAAAAATGCAGCATAAATACCTCATCTGTATCATtcttcaaggaagcattgcgATATGCTTCGAATAGTAATTTTTGTTCCACAATGTCCTTCATGGACTTCAACTCGCTCATTAGCTTCATGGCAAGTGACTCAATGTCATGCATCTGCTGCTGTGAGAATACAACAGCACTTTCAGAACAATATTTGATGGAAGTACATCCAGTACTAAGGTTAGGTAGACTGCGTGAAATACTAGAACTCTTGTCATTGCACTGGGTTTTCTTTGATTTCTGTATGATATTTCTGGGATTTGTAACAACTTTTCTTCGGCTAAATTTCCCAAGGCCTGTGtaaacatcaaaattaaaatgatgggTATCTAGAGATGAAGCATTCTTCTCAGTTACAAAGAGAATGTAGAAAGTGACAAATTTCCAAATGTTAATATGTGTAAATCATCAAACTACATTCTTAAGACAACCAAAAGATGCTATTGTTATGaaagttaaaattttctttggtgAAAAAAAAGGAGCTTGAGAAAAGAAAATACTGTGATATGAAATGCATTATGTGCATCTTTATTCTGAAAACAAGCCACCAAACATCAAATATTTATGTTTGCAGAGtatataaaatcatttcaaatccTGGAAAAATGACTGTGTCATGCAAAATTTTGCTTCACATGCAAGTCTTCCGAAATGGCTCTATTTTAACCAAAGCCACTCAATAAAACAGAGTTCTTCAACCCGATAATGCCAGAACATTACAGAGTATACATCATCAGAGCAATTGTGCATTTCGCTTACTGCATTTCTTAGCATCATTGTAGAGCTCAATTGACTCCATCGCCAAGCACAGTTCCTCTTGAGTAGATGGAGAGATAGCCTGAACATTTAAatcatgaaatttaaaatggtTCCACCGAGTATATTGAAACCGAAAATCTCATACAAAAAACTATATTAACCTTCCGTGTTGAAAGGAGCCTTTCAGGATGCTGATGTTGCCCTGGAGTTGAATGCACATGAGAACCACCATAAGCTTTGTTTTCTGGAGATGATTCCTGTATTTTCAGATAATCATTTTGCTTTTCTGGAAAGTCCAGCTCATCTTTCTCCTTTGAGAGGTTATTATTGATTTCACGATCAAGTCCCATGTCACCAACGTTATTATCAGCAGCCACATCAGAAACTTTAATGTCAGAACTGTTTCTTGGGTGTGGTATTTCTTCCATGATGGATTGACAAAGCATGTCTGAATTCCAATCCTCGGAAGGTTCACTTCTACAAGAAAGTGCCCTTCCGACCTCGTTTCGTGTCTCAAATGTTGGAGGCAAAACTAGAAACTCAGGACAACTCAAATCTAGATTTTCTACCTTGACACCCACACTGTCCAATGGAACAGCCATACATGTGGGCTCAATATCCTCCAAATGATCATATGCGATCTCATTAGTGAGACAACTTTGACATTCATTCGCAGGCAACAGTGGTTCTCTATTTTCACTCTGAACCACCTCCAAAAATTTCTTCGACACTACACCACAATAACTCGATCCTTTACTATGGTCAATGGATAAATCGTCTGCAAAAGATGTGCTTTGGTATCCTAATTGTTTGGCTTCTGGAGCCTCGGATTTTACATGAATAACTGGAGCTGTCTCGTGTCCGACTGGAAGAGAGTCTTCACAAACTAGATTCTGTTCAGATTTTACAGCAAAGGCAGTGGTTGAAGCTATTGGAAAACTTCCATTCACGCATTTTCTTTTGGCATTTGAGTTCTTTGGGAGCTTTAATTTCAATCTAATAAGGGGCTCATCAAGGTCAGATTCATCTTGCAGTTTCTTTTCGTCTTCATCAGCTTTAGCTGAATGGAGACCAATGTAACTAAATTTCTTTCTCTTCGCTCTGGATCTTTGTTTAAGCTGTTCCAATGTGGTGTCATCATCCAAATCACTCATATCATTATCGGAACATGGAGTAAAGCTGTCAGTTCTAGGTTTTATTTCAAGTAATTTTCTTTCGGCCTTTGACAAACATGACATTATACTTTTCATTTGGTAAGAGTCAAGCATTGAATCTTTAACCGTATTGAGTGAATAAATTATATATGGTCGTCTGAGTCGTTTGGCCTCTTCATTCTCACATACTTCAGTTGGACTCTTGAATGCAAGAGCTGGCTCTCTACGGGAATCTATATTGCAAACTTTTATTTCCCTGTCACTCCTAATAGTTCGGATAAAATTATCATAGCCTGAATCCATTGTTGCAGCAAAACTATTTGGCTACCTCATAAACATAATAGAATCAGCAAAAATATGATGGACCGGCAATCGATTTCCAAGAAAAGGGTGACAAATCTGAATATCTGATCACGATGAAAAATCAAAGTTAAGCTTGTGTGTATGAAAATAACTACCGAAACTtgctccaaaaaaaaaaaccataacaAAACAAATTTGAAGCAAACACATACTTCCAATGGTGACTTTATACATCTGGGCATGTACTTTTGAACAAATGGAAGTGCTACAAGAAAAGCTTCCTAAAGAATCCTTCATACAAAAAATCACGCCAACATTTGAAACATAACCAATCAAAGTAACAAACCACTTGAAGAAAACTCACCAGAAATTGAAACTCAAGACTGATGCTCACGATACTAATTAGAAGAAAAGATGCTACAAATTAAACAAACACCACAGATACTCTCCAACCACAATTCATTTCGTCAGTTGCCTCGGATTATGTTTgaattgatgaatttcaaatgaatttttattgtttaaagaagtaaaactataaaattcaaattcatctcttacatgttattatattataattacgATGTATTTCAAGTTCACCCAATTATGGTATCATTTGAAATACGTTGTAATTTGTACATTATAATGTGTAAACaactaaattataaattttatatttgatgtATTGTTTTATCGcacacaataaaattataatcgaaattcattgatttcaaattcatatccACAAACGCAAGCTAATAAGCTAACCTCGACAGATATATTTTCAACGAGTAAAAACAACAggcatattttttatttacaccACCGGATGAACGGCGTtggatcaaaataaaaaaagattgtaGACGTATTTCAGATTTAGGGCATCAGTCAAAATCAAAGCAACCAAATTCAGTAACtaacaaacaaattttttaaaaaaatcttcaagCTCAATTGCTGACATTTCAAGACACTAGCAGAAATGGAAAACATTAAAGCAGCTATTTTTCTGCAGAAATAGAAATAAgctataatataataatacttCAAAACAAACACCCAGGTCATTTAAGCTTTGCACTCAAGCACCGCCCAGCGTCCTCCTCCTAGTAATGTAGATAGATCTCTCGATTCCGTTGCGCCATATctgcaaaaaaaacaaaaccaaaaaaaaaaaaaaagaaagaaagaaaaaagaaacggAATCAGCAGCCAAATTCCGATTCGCGAAAGTTTAAAAAGCATAAACAAATTCGAACGCAAAAACACGCAAATCGAAACAGGTCTCACCTTTCTTCGAAGCCTCAGAAAATCAGCCGCTTATCGGGAGAGAAGGAGCTGGAATTCAGTAACAAATTGATTATATAGTTGGTGTTTTATCTGGCGCCATCGTTTGGCGGGAACGTGTTTTCGGCCGGCATACTAATCTCGGTCCATTGTCATtactattatttattattttattaattttaagctGCCAGTTTACTGTTCCcatatcttatttttatttttaatattatattattattattattattattattttaacaaatattattCTATTATTTTAAGCAGCCGTGATTACTAAAACCTAGTAAAGAATGATCGTtgtatatgttattattatttttaatttgatcaaataatattaacaaattaatacaaaattatttttacagtTGTTCGGTTTAAAAAGtaattttgtttagattttttttctatttaaaatatgaagttACTTGAATAGATTTTTAGTATGGTAAGAatgataattatgaaattatatattttgatatcttTTAATGTAGTTACTTTTAAGATCTcacatttaataatatagtatagataattatcttttttttattttatttttaaaaggtaaTGCTTATTGTATTTATTAAA
This genomic interval from Primulina huaijiensis isolate GDHJ02 unplaced genomic scaffold, ASM1229523v2 scaffold43303, whole genome shotgun sequence contains the following:
- the LOC140970032 gene encoding uncharacterized protein; protein product: MDSGYDNFIRTIRSDREIKVCNIDSRREPALAFKSPTEVCENEEAKRLRRPYIIYSLNTVKDSMLDSYQMKSIMSCLSKAERKLLEIKPRTDSFTPCSDNDMSDLDDDTTLEQLKQRSRAKRKKFSYIGLHSAKADEDEKKLQDESDLDEPLIRLKLKLPKNSNAKRKCVNGSFPIASTTAFAVKSEQNLVCEDSLPVGHETAPVIHVKSEAPEAKQLGYQSTSFADDLSIDHSKGSSYCGVVSKKFLEVVQSENREPLLPANECQSCLTNEIAYDHLEDIEPTCMAVPLDSVGVKVENLDLSCPEFLVLPPTFETRNEVGRALSCRSEPSEDWNSDMLCQSIMEEIPHPRNSSDIKVSDVAADNNVGDMGLDREINNNLSKEKDELDFPEKQNDYLKIQESSPENKAYGGSHVHSTPGQHQHPERLLSTRKAISPSTQEELCLAMESIELYNDAKKCSLGKFSRRKVVTNPRNIIQKSKKTQCNDKSSSISRSLPNLSTGCTSIKYCSESAVVFSQQQMHDIESLAMKLMSELKSMKDIVEQKLLFEAYRNASLKNDTDEVKLVIENATKTEEAATKWLNMMSRDCNRFCKIMKLAPNNIDTYKYAAPKEGKKIRFADEAGSELCHVKFFDGTAVSPVSDCIEQ